The following are encoded together in the Fusarium keratoplasticum isolate Fu6.1 chromosome 1, whole genome shotgun sequence genome:
- a CDS encoding MFS domain-containing protein, translating to MPIGNIYAIAGVAVVGGALFGFDISSVSAQLGENSYKCYFNQGPKGPPFTDDDDCSGPKSLHQGGITASMAAGSWLGALISGPLSDRLGRKYSIMVGCLIWIVGSTISCAAQNIGMLVVGRVINGLSVGIESAQVPVYIAEISPPSKRGRFIGMQQWAITWGILIMYYISYGCSFIGEQNSRNYNTASWRIPWGLQMVPAIFLFFMMMLLPESPRWLARKDRWEDCRAVLTLVHGHGDPNHPFVALELQDIKDMCAFEASISDVTYLDLFKPRMINRTMIGLFTQIWSQLTGMNVMMYYISYVFSMAGYSGNANLLASSIQYIINVLMTVPALIWMDHWGRRPTLLAGSALMGVWMFANAGILGANGTVWPGGKDGVPEVSMTVSGSAAKGLIACTYLFVASFAPTWGPASWTYPPELFPLRLRGKGVALATSANWAFNTALGLFTPVAFENIRYKTYLIFGVFNVAMFIHVFFMFPETAGKTLEETEHMFEDPDGIAYLGTPAWKTRVATSLTTKVEQGDVEAKLGHEHEENETATEK from the exons ATGCCCATTGGCAATATTTACGCCATCGCCGGTGTCGCGGTGGTTGGTGGAGCCCTCTTTGGCTTCGATATCTCGTCCGTGTCTGCACAGCTCGGCGAGAACTCTTACAAGTGCTACTTCAACCAGGGACCCAAGGGTCCGCCCTTTaccgatgatgatgattgcAGTGGCCCCAAGTCTCTGCACCAAGGTGGTATCACGGCTAGTATGGCtgctggctcttggcttggTGCTTTGATCTCGGGTCCGCTCAGTGATCGTCTGGGTAGGAAGTATTCTATCATGGTCGGCTGTCTTATCTG GATTGTTGGATCAACCATCTCTTGTGCTGCTCAGAACATTGGCATGCTGGTCGTCGGTCGTGTCATCAACGGTCTCTCCGTCGGTATCGAATCTGCTCAGGTCCCCGTCTACATCGCCGAGATTTCTCCTCCCTCCAAGCGTGGTCGGTTCATCGGTATGCAACAATGGGCCATCACCTGGGGCATCCTGATCATGTACTACATCTCCTACGGCTGCTCCTTTATCGGCGAGCAAAACTCACGCAACTACAACACTGCCTCTTGGCGTATCCCCTGGGGTCTGCAGATGGTCcctgccatcttcctcttcttcatgatgatgcttCTCCCCGAGTCTCCTCGTTGGCTCGCCCGAAAGGATCGATGGGAAGACTGCCGTGCTGTGCTCACTCTTGTccacggccatggcgaccCCAACCACCCCTTTGTGGCTCTCGAGTTGCAGGACATTAAGGATATGTGTGCTTTTGAGGCCTCTATCTCTGATGTTACCTAccttgatctcttcaagcCCCGTATGATCAACCGAACCATGATTGGACTGTTTACCCAGATTTGGTCCCAGCTCACCGGCATGAACGTCATGA TGTACTACATCTCCTACGTGTTCTCCATGGCAGGCTACAG TGGTAACGCCAACTTGCTGGCCTCATCCATCCAGTACATCATCAACGTCCTCATGACCGTTCCAGCCCTGATCTGGATGGATCACTGGGGACGACGACCCACACTCCTAGCCGGCAGCGCTCTTATGGGTGTTTGGATGTTTGCCAACGCCGGCATCTTGGGAGCCAATGGTACTGTCTGGCCCGGCGGCAAGGACGGAGTGCCCGAGGTCTCGATGACTGTGTCTGGCTCCGCTGCAAAGGGTCTTATCGCCTGCACATACCTATTTGTCGCCTCTTTTGCTCCCACTTGGGGCCCCGCCTCTTGGACTTATCCTCCTGAGCTGTTCCCTCTCCGACTCCGTGGCAAGGGTGTTGCCCTGGCTACTTCGGCTAACTGGGCTTTCAACACTGCTCTCGGTCTGTTCACTCCCGTCGCCTTTGAGAACATTCG ATACAAGACCTACCTCATCTTTGGTGTCTTCAACGTCGCCATGTTCATCCACGTCTTCTTCATGTTCCCCGAGACTGCCGGCAAGACCCTTGAGGAGACCGAACACATGTTCGAAGATCCCGATGGCATTGCTTACCTCGGAACTCCCGCCTGGAAGACTCGCGTTGCGACCAGCCTCACGACCAAGGTCGAACAGGGTGACGTCGAGGCCAAGCTTGGCCACGAGCATGAAGAAAACGAAACTGCTACCGAGAAATAA